Sequence from the Castanea sativa cultivar Marrone di Chiusa Pesio chromosome 12, ASM4071231v1 genome:
gttaaaaaaaaaaaacttttgctaTAATGGTAGtgaatcatataaaaaatatggtAGGTTTTATATAGTTATGATATTATATACAGTACACTAGAAAATCATACAGCTATTATTATCAAATCATAGGGTTGCCTCGTGAGTCACGATCCTAGTTGGTAGGTATCACTTAGCTTTTCTTGGTTCTTGGATGGTGTGTTTGACAAGACAAAAGCAAAGTCCAAAGGCCGCTgaaattatttctcttttttagcTGAATTATTTCTCAGGCAAAACAAAAATGTCCTCTCACTCGCACTGGGACATCACCACTGCTACCTTAGAGAACCCTTTAATTTGCCTCAGATTCCGTTCTTATCCGTCCCCCTTTTCCAGTCCTGATGAGCTATGGAAACCTAACGAAGGTCTATATAGGAaacatctttattttattttataggaagGTTTCATTCATTCATCAAGGAGAAAAGTAGAGAAGAGCATGAAACTCAAAAATTACACAACGTAAAGTACATGTACCTAGCAAATCACACCACACACCGGACTTTGACAACAATTAAGAGAAAGATCAGTCATAAGTTTTGTagtttcttaatattttcaagGGAGAAATTAAGAGTTAATCTTCCATCCCAATTATCTATGTATTAtggtattaaaaaaagtaaCGGAAAAGGAATCCATTTACAGAAACACTaatttaaaccaaacaaaaatcataaaatattatgtcTTGAATTCTCGTCTGTTAACTAAATAATACAAACCATAACCATGGCATCAATATATGGCGATCGACATACATGCACATGGTAAAatagattatatatatgatCTTTTGCTATACAATAATATCTAGCAAAAAAGATAGGCAATGCTAACAATTATATATGAGGAAGACAACATAGGAAACAAACCTCTCACAGAGTTCAAGCACTATTTAATGTGGACTCAAACACTAGCCATAATTTAAGATGACAATAATTATAACTCTGCCATTACATACTCGATGGATCGATAGTCCTTTTGCGCAGTAGTGGATTTCACGATGCTTTAATAAAAACTTTAGTTTGATATGGGATTTGGACCACTGGGAACTTCATGAGCTGCAGCTCCAAACTCCCTTTTAGTACTGGAACttgatgatgatgttgatgatgatgaggaagtAGTATGCTTGTTCCTGGTTTGCTTTGGGTGCAAGTTTGTGGTAGATGTAGCAGACGATGCTGAGGGATCCAAGAGAAGCCTTTTGATGGACACCGAGGACGACACCATGGATGATGGTGGGTTTATTGAGTTAGAAAAATTAATGAGcaggaagaaaatgaagaggatggcaagaaagaaaagaaaagggtggGATTTAGTGTGGATTTCAGAGATGGAAGATGATGCTTTAGGCACTGCCATGCAATTTGGAAGAAGAAACCACCCCCCAAGATCCCACAAGGGTTCAAAATCCATGAACCAGCACCAAGGCTAAAGAAGAAGGCGACAAACTGACAAAGAGAAAAgatggagagagaagagataggAGTAGAAGAAGCTTCAGCAAAAGTAAATGGAAAGGAGGTTTTGAAATTcgatactaattttaatttgttccACTACCTTAAGAATCAAGTATATATTTCAAAGGAAATGGGATTAATGGGTATGTCAATTTACAAAAATGACCATGCATGCAGGGTTATGAAACTATTTAAGGATTTCAAAACAATTAATAGagtttttcaattattatttagaCAATTATTTATGTCATTCTGATTTCTGAGCAACTTCATTGCTTTTTGCGTGGAGCATTTAATTTTTCAGATATTAaagtgtgcgtttgggaagCGCGTTTTGCGCTTCCCAAACACACgttttggatttcaaatttttttttttttttagccgaaaaatttgattttttttgaacAGTGCACACTGTGTATTATTTACGGAcacataaattttaatttttaataatttttttattaaaaatgggtcttatggtattatttacacattaaaaaattattttgttacagtgttttttagtttttagttttcaattttcagtttcagctacatccataaataatttttcatatataaatagtTTGTGGCATGGAAGAAGCTATATATGGACTAGGGGAAATGACCccctaactttttttaaaaaattattagtatattaataagtactaattttagtaaatttgttcaataaaattacatattgCTATTCCTTAACAATGCCATCAATTcatttaagagtaatgttatagttacaaacttttttacaacatttttacaaactattgaggtaGCAAATTATTTGTTAGTTCTCACCATTGCatcattttttacttatcaataaccaTTTATCACattagtaatttgtaaaaaaattgtagttttagcattttttttaccttttaagggccataaaaaattaatagattaaatctaaaacaaaatataaaagcccaaaatgagcccaacaacaaaaattatttataatgaagctaaaaaaaattaatcccaatcaatctattttaccaaaaacaatCAACTTGGCccttaaaaaaagttttaagcaAAAATTCTTAGCGGTAAAGTAATAGAATCAAAAGACGGAGCTACCGTAAATAGTGAGTAATAGAGTCACCTCTCCTAACTTTAAGTCCTGGCTTTATTCCTAATTTGGGGTCTAAGGGAGAAAAGATTTGAACTCCAAGTTAGaaatatgttgtaattatctctaaaaaaaacaaagatattaaaataaattctctTGAGAGGGGCATATGAACGATTTTCGTTCAGTCACATTCTAaggaaaataattgaaatatacTTCCATTGGCGCAGGAAAGAAATGCTAGTTCTTTCACTTGatagtttcatggataattaagtacataattatatatgtgtacacaattatattattgtataatttttatctttcctATTGAAAACTATTTCAAAGTCctatttagatttgtttatatatttacttGAGTTTTCtaggattaaaataaaatattgctaTGCCAATTGCCAAAACATTTCTTTGTACtctgtcccaaaaaaaaaaaaacggagtTTATAAATAAGTATTACTCTTAAAGGATTCTGCCACTTTGACCCAATTACGGATTTCAACATTAAGAAGATCTCTTCCGTGTACATAGCATGCATAATTTCTTTTGAGtctaagagcattagcatttttgtgtggaaaaaaaaaacttattttagcaCACTATTAAAAAGCTATTTTTGCTACTTTAGCATATTATGTGCACTAGTAGTGttaaatgctaatttttttagcacacttttttaaaaaaaacaccctTACATTAGATCTCTCAAATGCCAAATGAATTTGGTATTTGTTACTATACCAAATACCATTTTAACACAGCAAaacttactttatcaattttagtaCATTTTAATTATAATACACTGTACATCATATCTTCTATGTAAACATTACACTacattaaaataaactaaaaaagctcaattgtattaaaaaattaacaaaaaacaaaaacaaatgtgGGCGCCACCGGTTATTCCCTCCTTGCGGGAGGAAAAGGGAGTATGCCTCAGCTGAGTGGATCAAGCCGAAGAAAAGATGAAGTCACCTCCTAGATTAGGTTTGGGAACCATTTACATAGTGTCCTTACGTGGAAGGACTGATCTTACTACTTGAGTATGAGTTTGGAGTTTAGGTAAAATTTTGGGAGGGTATTAGGCACCCAAAATCGCTCGACCTGTGAGTTGACTTCTACttattgtgtcttatgtcttaatctcattaaagacACATTTAATATTGCATTCTATActcacacgcacacgcacacgcacacgcacacgcacgcgcgtgcgcgcgcacacacacacacactagcatacatctaagcatacaacatgacaTTTCATCCAAAACCCTAACGTACATCTATCATGCTTCTCaccctagcatacatctataATGACAATTATTCAATGTAGCAAACAAATCATGGCAAAATCAAAGAATATAGGAGATCATTACGAATATGAACACATTCCAAGTTCATGTCACATTCATCAAACCTAAACAATATTATATCCCAATCAAATGCATGTATATGTGAATGCATGCCTTACTTCACTTACCTTACTACATCACAACACCTATACATCAATGCATGGACATTTGAATGCGTGTTCATGgcatattaaagaaagaaatagaaagaaacCCCAATCTAGCATGTTAAAggcaaataaataataaaatagagaaaccgagactcaaaaacataaaaggaggTCAAAATAGAAGCATGTTAtgtgaaagaaaagaagaaatagaaacaGAAAActcaaattagggtttttgggcacGAGTATGCGTGCAGATAGATAGGCAAGTGTACACAGGCCTGttgtatgcgtacgcatacttCGAGCCTGCGTACGCATGTAGGAAGCAAGCGCACGTAGACGCGCCCTGAACCCTAACCCAGAAACACATAAAACAGAGTAGAACTTAAATCTAACAAATCTAATTACTTAACATGCTTTAAAACAGCAAACTACCAAACCCTAGGCTGCTTAAACATACTAAAACATAAACAAAgcaagaaaacaagaagaaaacagaattaaaaaaaaaagaaatgaaaaacggTTAGAACTCAATACCTCAAACAAGAAGcttttcaagcttgattttaaCCGTTCCCCTCCGTCAGtctattcacaatcaaatacaaaagtgattagtaatcttaaaactCGAAGATCAAGACCAGAAAAAGGTcacaatcaaaagaaaattgacttgaagatattttgtgaaaaattccCTCCTTGATTCattatttctagtgaatcttaggtttttccttaggattttctgtgtgttttgaaaaggtACAATATATAgctttttatattgagaaaattgGGGTTTGGAATGGCTCCCTGACATGtgagattcattccaaacctcaatCTTTAATACACaaaacttgtctttcatagCTTCTAGAACCCTAGCTGCATACACAGGCCCGTGTATGAGTACGCATATATCAAACTTGCGTACGCATACACATGTATACATATGCAACCCTAGGGTTTCCGTGgtctttatttttcaaaaatagctttactttattcataaaagatttatattttccataaaacattcctcaagtcaatttataATCTGACCGGACCCTAAACCAACTTTGAGCTTTAGAATTTTACCAACATTGGGGAATGGGGGCTCGAGTCGTTAGAGGtgcaaaatgcggtgtctataacaaaacaaaacaaaacccaagcATCACTAGCTATCACTCCCACATCCCACCAACACCATCAGAACCCACCACCAGGGACACCAAAACTaccacaaaacccatcccaaaaccaaaacaaaaacactcaCAATGAACCCAAAGAAAAAATCTCATTTCTCAAACCCCCAAACTCAATTACAGACCAATCAAAACAATTCACCCAATAAAGtcaaaagagagaagagagagaggctaGTGACCACTGGTAATGACTTTGCCAGTTTGCTTCTCCCCAAGACTCACATCACAAACCCATTAGCACTATTTCAACTATAAAAACAAACCCAACCACCAATAGTTGCTGATCTCAACCCACAACAATTGATTTCAACCCCAAAAAAAGCCATAAACACAACGAGAGAGGGACAATAAAGAGGAGAGATGTTCGAGAGAGGGGAGAGATGCTTGAGAGGGAGAGGATAGCaaagagaagagaggagagaaaaaagaaaagagagtgaggaggctgagagaagagagagaagagagaaaagtgatagagaggagagagagcaGAGAATAAAAAAGTGAATTCTTTTTACAACATGCTACAATACCCTTCTACTAGTAGAAGGGTAATGTAGCATGtgtaaaaaaattggattttggcACATCTAATGAGGTATGATTTTTgatgtttggtgtgccaaatgttAAAAATTGGCACGCCTGATGCCAATTTTCTAATAGAAGTATACAGTCtcattgtaaaaataaaaactattttttattggcttcttctctctcttctttaacTCTGCAGCTCTTTCTCTCATTCATCCCACTCTTTATTTCTATCTCACCAACTCTTTCTCATCAACTCTCAGCTTTCGCACTCTCTCATCCCTCTCCTCTCTTGAATCTACCTTCAACGCCTCTCTTCTCtttgaatttttgggtttgcttGAAGCCATTTCAGATCTAGTTCCTCTCCTTTCTCTCCTTACCATCACACACAATGATCGTTGGTGGTGAGTTTGTGGACCGATGGTGGTCGGTTTGGTTCTAGATTTTTAAgtgttgggttttgttttgggttgtgCATTGATAtgctaagaatgtattgaccccttgtgatgaattaatcaattaattaaccaagttgattaattaatcaaattaacatataaTATGCGTGGCAGCagaaacaaatcaccaactaattAAATATGCAACGAAAATTAAagttgacacggtaatttgtttacgaatgaaaaaaacctccaaggcaaaaaccccaccgggtgatattaaggtcaccactcccgagaattcactattatcacaacaagtgattacaagtaaaggaatcctagtaccttataccaacctacagttgaacccttaccccaatacccaattggacttgttctatagtgacaatctcttcttttaatgcacggctcccaatacgtgactaaccaatagatgcgcagaTCTCAGTaagcgacttaatcaccaacttgagaagggtgttggctacaaagttcttcagtttatcaacatgatgaagatcacgaaactgcttggtcacaaaacccaacgacgtacaaacgcagtagcttcttcaagagaaagaagaactagggcaaattaggtttctggtcacaatttgcatgaacaacacttagCTTCACACTCGTGAAACAGTGCAACCTTttatggcccttaaaataatccttatatatgtttagggttgtgagaaaagaaagcccaaacatttattcacggattagatgaaaatcagaactgaaaatctgttttccataaatctcgatagatagcttatctatcgagcagctgtcgagcttcggACTGAAGCAgttttttaaatctcgatagatactagctgtcgaacTTTAAAAACtagtacttcatcacttgattcttggacagacttgcatggttttaacatttgaacttgaaactttgttccttgaagtattaaacacatcctaaatctatcaaattacaagtaaaacgcgttttgtcaaaggattagtcaattataaattgacatatgttcctaacatgaatcacatatgtcctaacatgcATTGTTGGTGGAGGGTTTAAGGTTGGATTGCGGATCATTGATAGCGGTGTGTTTGGGTCTGGGTTAGGATTAACAAATGGTTGTGGGTTATGGATCGTGGATAGTGGAAATGATGGTAGTGGATTTGGTTCTTAGTGTTcaaaattcttgattttttcttttcattttttggttttgagatGAGTTTTGTGATGCTCTGATGTGGTGGTTTTGATGGCCCCGATGGTGGGTTGTGGGGGTGATGGACAGTTATGGGGGTGATGGACGGTTATGGGGTGGGATGTGGGGCAGTGCTGGGTTtggattgtttttttgtttttctttttgttaattttttaatatagttgaggcttttttaatattattttaatgtggtGTAATCTTAAAATAGAACATGTGGTGTAAATTGTATTGTTAAATTCTATCTTAAAATAgttaaagtaacttttggtgtgTTAAAATGACATATTTCTAGAACATCCGATGCTAGTGCTAAAAGGATTGTTTTTGCACTTTGGTGTGTTAAAAAGCATTTCAAGTGTTATAGCACACCCAATGTTAATGTCTATAGCTTTTTGGGCTAATCGATGTCCTAGTCATGTGTGACTT
This genomic interval carries:
- the LOC142618865 gene encoding CLAVATA3/ESR (CLE)-related protein 41-like is translated as MDFEPLWDLGGWFLLPNCMAVPKASSSISEIHTKSHPFLFFLAILFIFFLLINFSNSINPPSSMVSSSVSIKRLLLDPSASSATSTTNLHPKQTRNKHTTSSSSSTSSSSSSTKREFGAAAHEVPSGPNPISN